The window tttatttctcaaaatcaATGTTAAATTTTGTGCTGCGCACACTGATTTTTATATTCGTTTTTGGCCATATATATTTCTGCTAAGACAGCTACTTAGTCACTAGTTGAATATCTGTATAAGGTAAAATATAACGTTCGCTTTAAGGTACCTTTTCTGCAAATCACGCAGTAAGACGCGGCAGTTCCGTAAAACAACCGAGTATTGCGGCAATGGCGGCTCTGCCGGCGGCGCGGCCGCGCGTCCCCTCACAGCGCCGGGGCGGGGCCTGACATGGCGGCGGCGCGGGACACGGCGGGGGCGGGCGCTCGTGAGGGCAGCAATGGCGGCAGGCGGCGAGGAGCGGCAGATGCTCACACAGGTACCCGGAGCACTCGGGGTCCGAGGCCGTGAGCGGCCGTCGTCGGCTTCGGTGGTTTGGGGCGAGGCCGGTGTGTGACTGCCTGCCTTGGTCCCTGCAGAGGCTGAAGGCGGCGGTTCACTACACAGTcggctgcctgtgccaggaggtggaggaggacaaggacGTGCAGTTCAGCAAACAGAGCATCGCAGCCATCTCGGAGATCACCTTCCGGCAGTGCGGTACAGCTGGCTTGCCTGGATTTGCCTGGAGTTGCCTCATGTTATCTGGGTTGCCGCAGCACTCCGTGTCTTTGTGAGCCATCGCTGGCGGCACAGGGCTTCAGAAATAATAGCATCGAACTAGGCGTTCTCttgcattttatatatatatatatatatatatatatatatgtatataataaCAAGAAGTACTAGTTCAACTTTTCAGACCTGAAAAAAGCATTTAGATGTATGAGGGAATATTGTGTGGCTACCTGCTCGTGTACGAGTGGTGCCTATTAACCAGCTATGGTCACTTCCCATCATTGACTTAGATGCCTTGTGTATTGTGTATCCCTTCCCactcagtgttttaaaatatatgacaTCTTTATGTTTTCTCTAGAAATCTTTGCAAAAGACCTCGAAATGTTTGCAAGGTATGCACTGATTGTTACAAAggctttcctttttattttttgtggtaGTTCCTAGATAATCTTTAAAACACATCTTGTAATTCAAGCTTTAAAGGGCTTGGTTGGCTGCTTGAACAGTGTCTATGAAGTTACGAAACAGAAATTCCTTGTATGTACTTTTTGATCTTGGCCTCTTTTGGTCAGTGTTGGCAAAAATGTTAAGGcatgtttttttggttttatgcaGGCATGCAAAACGAACCACAGTCACTACAGAAGATGTGAAGCTTTTGGCTAGAAGAAGCAATTCCTTGGTGAGATACACTGTATTTTCTGTCTCACAACATTCTTAAACCAGTTAATTCCTAAAAGCATTTGAATGAAGGTTATACATAGTGAAGCAACAGTTGCATAAGCAATTTGACTGTCTTAGGTAGACAGGCACAATccagtgatttttaaattttcatcttattttGCTTCATGCCACTCTGCTTCACTGTGGTGAGGTGTAAGACATCTGATTGCAGTTCAAGCAGCAGTGCTCTTGTTGCACCAGGGCTGCTGAAGTTCCAAGTTCAAAAGTGCAGTAAGCAGACACAGCAtcactttgctttttcctgatgCTGTGTTTCTTTGTTGTAGCCTAAGGTC is drawn from Hirundo rustica isolate bHirRus1 chromosome 22, bHirRus1.pri.v3, whole genome shotgun sequence and contains these coding sequences:
- the CENPS gene encoding centromere protein S encodes the protein MAAGGEERQMLTQRLKAAVHYTVGCLCQEVEEDKDVQFSKQSIAAISEITFRQCEIFAKDLEMFARHAKRTTVTTEDVKLLARRSNSLKSEELASSHIEQKEKKKKKSSVAKGERTPGEQEAAVTENEDSNMV